One Stigmatopora argus isolate UIUO_Sarg chromosome 20, RoL_Sarg_1.0, whole genome shotgun sequence genomic region harbors:
- the LOC144065828 gene encoding uncharacterized protein LOC144065828, with product MSDPAVGFHPRRRPLVSSCPPEGAAAQGDKQNSPGLIALQRLIQVKMPFWRPALTRPNCCTFAVQMQPTCSIQEQVYTSQHAKVATLCSGATPTGWKNNFKSSYFGLNI from the exons ATGTCCGACCCTGCAG TCGGATTTCATCCACGACGACGTCCACTAG TTTCCTCGTGTCCACCGGAGGGCGCTGCAGCTCAAGGTGACAAGCAGAATTCTCCTGGCTTGATTGCACTGCAAAG ACTCATTCAAGTAAAGATGCCATTTTGGAGACCCGCCTTGACCCGCCCCAACTGCTGCACCT TTGCAGTCCAAATGCAGCCCACCTGCTCAATTCAAGAACAAGTGTACACATCACAACATGCTAAG gtcGCCACACTCTGCTCCGGTGCAACTCCTACTGGTTGGAAGAACAACTTCAAGAGCTCTTACTTTGGACTTAACATCTGA
- the LOC144066090 gene encoding uncharacterized protein LOC144066090 encodes MWKKKLQSTISKMSDPAVDFIHDDNSSGLIILHRLIQVKTPFWRTALTRPNCCTCETTSCSPNDALLLHSTTSDTSHHAKVSILCSGACPTGWKKNFKTSYFGLNIWTFALKQININMLAFSSYEKKKVHLLGGTHLKISTKMADSSGFLLAVRTPIQQMAV; translated from the exons atgtggaaaaagaa GTTGCAATCG ACCATTTCCAAGATGTCCGACCCTGCAG TGGATTTCATCCACGACGAC AATTCTTCGGGCTTGATTATACTGCATAG ACTCATTCAAGTGAAAACGCCATTTTGGAGAACCGCCTTGACCCGCCCCAACTGCTGCACCTGTGAGACAACGAGTTG CAGTCCAAATGATGCTCTCCTGCTCCATTCAACAACAAGTGACACATCGCATCATGCTAAG gtcTCCATACTCTGCTCCGGTGCGTGTCCTACTGGTTGGAAGAAAAACTTCAAGACCTCTTATTTTGGACTTAACATCTGGACTTTTGCtctgaaacaaataaatataaa CATGCTAGCATTTTCGAGCTATGAGAAGAAGAAAGTTCATCTGTTAGGAG GCACTCATCTTAAG ATCTccaccaaaatggccgactcaTCAGGTTTCTTGCTGGCTGTACGTACTCCTATCCAGCAGATGGCAGTGTAA